The Brassica napus cultivar Da-Ae chromosome C1, Da-Ae, whole genome shotgun sequence DNA segment GTTTAAACTTTATTAGAATCTTTACTAACACAAACCCACTTGAAACTAAgacaaaacattatttttacCGTAAGAGATTCAAACTTTATTACCACCCAACAGAGAGATTCAAACATTAACAGAATCTAAACAGACCCATTTGAGATTATACCAAACTTTTATCATAAACCTCCAAAAGATCTAAACTTTATCAGAAACAGAACACTTACGGGGATGTGAGAGTCACGGGCGCTTCTCTTAGGGTCAGTCGCAGAGAACACGGTGTAAACAAGAACGAAAGTTCCAATAATCTCAGCTCCAAGAGCAGTACCCGTGCTGTAACCGTCGGCTACAGTGTTAGCTCCCCCACCGAGAGTGTTGTAAGGAGTCTTCATGAAAGCTTTCACGAAACCCACACCACAGATAGCTCCAAGACACTGAGCTATCATGTACCCAACAGCTCTCACCAAAGACACCTTACGCGCCAAGAACAGACCGAAAGTCACAGCTGGGTTAATGTGACCACctgccaacaaaaaaaaaaaacaaagagttaGAAAAACACTTAATGAGACGTAAAAGGAAGAGTCTTTAAACACTTACCAGAGATGCCGGCGGTGCAGTAGACGAGGACGAAGATCATACCACCGAAGGCCCAAGCGATTCCGAGCAAACCGACGCCGTCGCAAGGACCGGTTTGCTTCTTGTGGCCGATGACGGTGGCTACGGTGAcgtagaggaagaggagtgtGGCGATGAACTCGGCGATGAGGGCTCTGTAGAAAGACCAAGACTTGAGCTCTCCCATGTCGAGAAGGGGAGCTGGTGGAGGGTCCACGTAGTCTTTCCCATGGCTGTGTGTTTGTCCCTCTTCGCTCACTTCTTTCGACATTTTTTTCTCGTTAGACAGCTATGGAGTTTTGTCTGAATTGAGTAAGAAGGGTGTGTGAAGACGACAGTCTCTCTCCTCTGCCTTTTAAAAGGGGAAGAAAAGAATCTTGCAGTGCTCCACGGATAAGCCGAGGGTGTTTTCGGTATTGTgcttgtgttttaaaaaaaacatattcaaatcTTAACAACTCCGCTAAAAATCATTACTCTGTACTGATAGCATCTCAAAAAGACAATCTatcacttcaaatttgaagttttaaataGTGAAACTCtgaatttgaagttttatatttttatttgcattttggtccctcCAACTACACATAACATTTAtgattcatataaatattttcttgtatattgttttaatctttataaaattatatctcataaatattttaagttttatttacaaaatctaagttttacacataaaattaaataaaactttaaaataagatttaaaatatttaaaattagatttagacaacaaaaatatacaaaagaaacttaacaaaaaagcttttaaaaaattacataagacataactattacacaaatttaaatattacaacaccactaatagtcaggtaagtttgatctgaaaccttcaaaatttctaaatattgaccaatttttgtttgtataactgaagatggttgttgttgttgatgatgtcttGTCGTACAATTTtttcttgttcatattgaatatattcacgagtataAATATCATCGATAAAATTTAGTcatttagcaatattttatgtttcttgttttatttttttgttttaatctaatgtatttacaagtattaatattacccgatttcaacaattttcatctctaatctacaaattaaaaatgaaaagaaccatttttacttcaaaatgcaCTAGTAGATCttatatgcattacgaaaatcactttacggaataatatgatattttgcttgaagtttaatattaattaagttattttatttaaaattttatattttaatataatataatattaattaatattatgtaatatgtttatatatgtgctagttatttacaaaagttttatgaatttaaattagttatgaaaaatataaagatcatattataaaataaaaataattttgatgttGAGTTCGAAGTTTTGATTTCGGAGAATAACACTTTTAAACTTTGAGTtttgaaaacttaaaaatagagttttttAGATGCTCCAATGGTGTGTTAGTGGAAATCTTCTTGAGTTTTCGGGAATATAAATGTCAGTTGATTACTTTTAAACTACTAACATAGTAACAGTAATTAAATGTGTCGCGTTGAAGGTAATAACGGAGAAACAAGAAGGCACTAtagttcaaatttttatttttagtatttagagTATATGATAGTTATTACACGAAATCAAAGGTGGGCTCTACGTGCATGGACAAAATCTTCTGCTGTTTTCgaattgttgattttttttcttgctaaTATATAACAgtaagataataaaaacaacTAAATACGCGAGATAATAGATAGTTAGAGCCATGCGTTTTGTGGTTTTTGCGTAGTATCTTTGgttaaattatttgaaaattttggatataaaaaaagagagtaGAAGGTCGTGGGATCCAGATGGACAGGCAAGCCATGTGAGGTTAATGATAGAAATGAGGTGTAAGGTTTTCTCGTCAGCCTGTCATCCAACTTTTTTGCTCAACCTTCTCAACGGTTATCTTTGTCTCTTTTCCCAATCTCCTTTTGGGCAACtttccttttatatttatttaccaTGTTACATATGTTTAAGTCAAATGCTAATTTTCCAACTGATTATAAAATCGAAAGCAGGTACGTGAAATCGGAATTGTATGGAAGCATAGAAgcaagtttttcaaaaaattaaaagggatGTATGTATTGGAAGCGtatatccaatatatatatataaacataaaaaatatttaataaaacttatgaCTAAAAGTATatgattcaaaataaaaataaaccacttcttcatttttaataattttattcctTTGGTTGACTtcgtattttaattataaaaatactaatagATTAagcttataaaaatataatcaaattaattatttttaatagttcaCAAATATCTAtcacaatatatttgaatttatatgcaaaatttattacaaaaaaaatattatgcacaaagataatttatagtattaattatatatttgtatattttgtattctctctattttaatactattaattatattctttctattttaattctatataaaataaaatataacttatatttttacttattcATGACATTGAATTTTTCAAATGGAAGTGTGATTCCTAAACAGAATCGTAAGTAAGCTTCCAACGTGTTTTTAAAGAAGTATTTTTAAAAGCGTAATGGAAATGAGATTCTGAAAGCTTCCACAAGCTTCTGATTCCAATTCCGGTTACAAAGCGGGAAGCGAACGTCTAACGAAGCTTTCGTGCTACCTTAGTTTTAGCCATCTAAGCTACTCCctttgtttcaaaatacatgaagTTTTAGGATTGTGCACAACTATTAAGaaacttattttttatcttaaaagtatcattaaaatataaattaaaagttattcaACCAATCACAAAACATATTGCACAATAtcattggttacacagtttttgataaagttaaaaaatgcattgatatatgaaaacatcgtctattttgaaacatcaaaaacttcgtaaaacatcatctatttagaaacggatggagtatttgTTAACAGCTACATGCAAAATAAGAATAATACAATAAGACATTTTTTGGGGTTAGAGGTTAAATAACATAAGAAGACATAATCAGTGGTAGCTAAAAGAATCATTTATCATACCCAGAAAAAGAGGGAAACTGAATTTGATGATGGTGTGTTGCACCTTTGACAAAATTTGTAAAGATCAAATAATTCATTAGTAGATGCTTATATTCTATATGCCGATTAAGATTCTAACGAAATTTGTTCAAGTGCTTTCCTTAAAGTCTCAGAGAATATGTCTgtatatcaaatttgaaaatcaGGTCTAAAACTCGAAACCTACCAGGCTTTCTGCCCATACGAAAAACATATACTTGCAAATTATCATGGATTACTTTTGCACTAAGCTTAAGTGGGTTATTTTTGTGTGTTACACTACACGTATTCATTCGTCCATGAGCGGTGGTTAGAACTAGGGATAGCATAAATACAAATCATTAGCGCAAGAACTAGCAACTTCCCTCCAGTTAAAAGAGGGAACCAACGGATATAAGAAATAAGGCTCGTAGTAACCAGTCCCAACGGATCATCATCGTTTTGGTCCGCCTCGACTCCAAAAACCAAgtagattttcattttatttgacaaaaaaaaaaactaaagtaatataaattattaattctgTTGCCAAAAAGTATACAATATGATGGTACTATACTCTTCTGCTTTCGATTTATATATGTGAATACAACATTTGTCCTTATCCTCCCAGCTCTGATCAACTTTCTTTGTATAACATccattattaaattattacCTAATCACTTTCAATTATTAATTCTTAACTTTTACGCAAATGTGAATGATATATTAGCATGTAATGGAAATACTTTTGCTTTCTATGATACAGGGATaactttcattaatatttatcgTGCAAGTATATAGTACAtcagaaatatttaatttgaaattatgCTGTCTTTGCGACATAAAATGCCCGGTCGCTGTGCAATCATGGAAACTGATTATCATTTTCCTCCTTTTTCATGAATGTGTATGCGTTTTCTTATAACATAATTACATTTGGAAAATTAAGCAAGCTTAAACATATTCACGTAATTTTTATCGTCAAATCGTATAGGCCTGACTCATTATCTGTATCTATATACTCAACTTGAAATTGATCAAGCCAAAGCTATCTGGAGTCTGtatctatatacatatataatttagaCATACAAATAATCAACGGGGTGTTAATGTGTTTTAATATAATCCATGCCTCATTCAAATCTCCGTGGTGCAGAAGAGGTTGGATATCATTGCATGTGAGAACGAGTCATTGTCATATTATTCATATCATTACATTAATTCGCTGCATATCCTTTTAGTTATGTTTGTGATCCAGACAAGAAAGAGcttgatattattattatacatcCTGATGAACATCAActatttaaatttcataaacGATAATCACTAATAATTTGAGTAAGGAAATGACCTACCACAAGGGCAGCCTTGCTTGCCAGTATTTATCTCCAAAACTTCCACGTCACTATTTCCACATCAGTTGGGCAGAAGACAGGTCAGATCTCTTCCTTTCATCCACACATATACGTGTATCATATCTGGTAACGCCTAGATTGATCCATAAGATTTGtctttttcagaattttttttttgtttttaattcacATCCAACGGCCACTACTTTTAAGTTCTAACGTAAACAACTTTTGAACAAATCGTAAATTATTTATTGCTTTGGAGAATTTACCAATGCTTTCAACGGTTCAATTATTGATTGACACATAATGTACTTTAATAAGCATTgtttatacataatatatatttactctgtttcattttaattatcgttttaaatttgaacacataatttaaaaaatatatttaatttttcatattttcaaaataaaaacattattaccaATACATCTAACCacatttaaactaataaaaaaataaactgaaataaattttgtattgaaattataaaacgacacttattttgaaacgaaaattttACTTCAGAACGATAATTAAACTGAAACATAAGGAATATATGTTTAATACGTGGAACATACGGTAAGTGAATAGCGAATATTGTACGTTCATTCTGTGGATTGTTCTCTAAATAGTCCTTTTGTCGTTTGATAGGTATTTGTAACTAATGTGTAATGTGCGGAGGCGTGCTTATGGTGtattgaaaaaaacattcactTTAGGTCcccaaataatattattttctttagaatcccaaaatttaaaataatttctaatctagttgtttagatttattttctaaatgtatATTTTCCACGAAAATTGAATAACTCACTTtatgaatatatgtattttttatatgacataatatatcatatttacgtaataaatttatttttgtaaatgttacACTTGTGTATTTGGCGAATGTGATATATCCTATTAGAAAATTGTTTTCACGATAACTGTAtgtaagtttatttttaaaacttgccGTAGGCCCCTAAAATCTTTCGCACGGCCTGATTATGTGTATGAAGCTAGCTTAGTGATTCttgtttttgtatatatacaccAAAGAAAAACATAGAACATCATTAAGCCTGACCACTTTTTTTGGGTTACAACTTACAACATTgcatatataatttcatttgcGCTAAGAGTTTTCATATAATAACACATCATTTCAAATGGTATGTCTACACCTTAGTTTACCACTTTTAGATTAAGTGTGTGTATAAACAAAGTTCTTTGTCCTAATAAACTTGGGTGTTCCtcaatattttagattttctgttgttttcttcaattattttgttataattaataaataaataaaaagtgttGCCTGTGACAAGGGGAATTTTAGTTGAGCAAATGAAACGTTTACAAGCTTCTAGCAACAACTTTTGGAGGTGGAGAAAAAGCCTGAAACAGCCGACCAGAGGAACTAGAAAAGTCtttgtatctttttcttttagaaGGACCTGGACGAAGTGAGACAACGTGAATCTTGGGAAGAAGACGAATAAAGCCTACTATTAGAGGCTAAGCCTGCGCACGGATCGCATATCCGGGTTTTTgaagatatttgtgatttgcttcgtatgtcacgaatatctaattttttgatttgttttgcttcggaaaaacggatatccggaaaataaatagatatttgcggatatttacgaatacttacggatatctcatatgttttcattaatacaaataatcttaaaattttgatacaaatttgttttgtaaaataattttttgcatgatatatatgataaaattaaaagaagtagtgaatctacatattttgtaaattttttgaacttagttaacaattataataacaaaaaacttaaaaaaaattataattgtcataaatgtgttctcttccttttatgtaatacttttatataagtaataatgtgaatagaatttatcaaatcatatgttagaataataattatataattttatacattaaaaactttaaatataatcaagatatacatgtatttatatattgatgGATCAGATCGGATATCCGcttcccaaaattttaatatttgtgatttgcttcggaAGTTTACGGATATCCAGAATTTTCGGATCGAATCGAAACAAATAACGAATTGAATCAAATCTAACGGATAAAATGCCCAGCTCTATTAGAGGCTACTACAGCTTGTAAAACCAGTTAATGACCAAGACAGATGGTTGCCTAGccatttttatcacaaaaacaGCATAAAGCTCAGCATATAATTGATACTCTCAAATAACAATATCAGCTGTTTGCAGACAACATATGCGGTCTAATTGATCATGGGCTTGATTCAATTATCAAACAAAAATGTGGCATGTGGAAAACTATTTACCAAGAACCTTCTCACTTTACTATTTGTTTGAAATTCGAGAAACCGGACGTAAACCAGGATTATACATCTAATGATCCCATAAAAATGGGAAATAGTTGTTAAAGCGTATAATTTTAGTAGTTGGCCCATTTCGATATTCCGGCCCATTTAGATATCCACACATTGCATTTCTCTCATTTTGAGCCATAGTCTATTCATAATGGGTTTGTATCATCCGAAAATCATATAAACTTCTGACAAGGCAAAGAGGGGTTCGGAGGTGTGGCCAGTCGGGAGTTGATAATCTCGTCTCGCCGCATATCCCAAGGGCCAAAATCATGAAACAATAAATCAATTCAAGAGGGCATATTCTCCCGCCAAAGGCGTTCACATTGACCAATCACACGTGGAACCCAAAGAACTATCCACGTCATCAAAAACCATACTAAACCACTTGAGGTTTCTGATAAAAGGCCAAAAGAACCGGATAAGGAACCGCAAATCCGTGACGTCCTCAGATATTCTTTCCTTACTTTTCTCCAAATTGCAAAATGCAGTATTTGTTTTTGTCTTCCTaccatacaaaatatatttttgacaatATCATCCATCCTGGGTTCGGCTTTATCTTAATTTGTCTTGGGAATTTAAATTCGGATgacattttgtaattttatcGTATAGTTGAAGGTACAGTACGTGTTATACCACACCACAGCCATTGTAAAGTTTAAAAAATCTAGATGTAAATTGGACATAAACGAATTAGACTTCATATAAATGAATAATTTTCAGAAGCAA contains these protein-coding regions:
- the LOC106375272 gene encoding aquaporin PIP2-7, translated to MSKEVSEEGQTHSHGKDYVDPPPAPLLDMGELKSWSFYRALIAEFIATLLFLYVTVATVIGHKKQTGPCDGVGLLGIAWAFGGMIFVLVYCTAGISGGHINPAVTFGLFLARKVSLVRAVGYMIAQCLGAICGVGFVKAFMKTPYNTLGGGANTVADGYSTGTALGAEIIGTFVLVYTVFSATDPKRSARDSHIPVLAPLPIGFAVFMVHLATIPITGTGINPARSFGAAVIYNNEKAWDDHWIFWVGPFVGALAAAAYHQYILRAAAVKALASFRSNATN